One Cellulomonas sp. P24 DNA window includes the following coding sequences:
- a CDS encoding relaxase domain-containing protein, producing MAGHRRAAHVRRDRRRVRDLQHCARAAPDRHPRCAVRGPARATTRASVRSREIVGVDPALAARWSDRRASIEERRAELASSFQATHGRPPSPVESVQLAQQATLETRQGKHGPRSLAEQRATWADQALQVLGSESDAQAMLHQALHPPVTPTHRVDAAWVRETAATIQETLQEHRSYWQRWHVRPKPNAVSAASTFPPATSTASSASWSTRS from the coding sequence GTGGCTGGCCATCGACGGGCGGCTCATGTTCGCCGCGACCGTCGCCGCGTCCGAGACCTACAACACTGCGCTCGAGCGGCACCTGACCGACACCCTCGGTGTGCGGTTCGAGGTCCCGCGAGGGCGACGACCCGCGCAAGCGTCCGGTCCCGCGAGATCGTCGGCGTCGACCCGGCGTTGGCTGCCCGGTGGTCGGACCGACGAGCCAGCATCGAAGAGCGACGAGCCGAACTGGCCAGCTCGTTCCAGGCCACCCACGGACGCCCGCCCTCCCCCGTGGAGTCCGTGCAGCTGGCACAGCAGGCGACCCTCGAGACCCGGCAGGGCAAGCACGGACCACGCAGTCTCGCCGAGCAGCGCGCCACCTGGGCGGACCAAGCACTGCAGGTCCTCGGCAGCGAGAGCGACGCGCAGGCGATGCTGCACCAAGCACTGCACCCGCCCGTGACGCCCACCCATCGCGTCGATGCCGCGTGGGTCCGCGAGACCGCCGCCACCATCCAGGAGACGCTCCAGGAACACCGCTCCTACTGGCAGCGCTGGCACGTCAGGCCGAAGCCCAACGCCGTGTCCGCGGCGTCGACGTTCCCACCCGCGACGTCGACCGCGTCATCGGCTTCTTGGTCGACGAGGTCCTGA
- a CDS encoding ATP-dependent RecD-like DNA helicase encodes MTARASTRSPGRPSTPPPALLAAEARIVAHAGERDGTRVTSAAVERALAQSAADGLPLNAGQAALVTEMATSGARVQLAIAPAGAGKTTAMRALAAAWTAGGGDVVGLAPSATAATVLGEAIAARTDTMAKLLWHLDHDPEHLPGWARRIGRASLVVVDEAGMADTLSLDRLIEFVTARGASVRLVGDDQQLSAIGAGGVLRDVRATYGALHLTELMRFADPSEGAASLALRDGLPESLGFYLDQRRVHVGDLTTLTDDVFDAWRTDRENGRDAVMLAPTRELVGELNDRARTHRLDGQTPERAVPLADGSTASAGDTVLTRANDRKLRVTGTDWVKNGDRWHVTAVHPTGALTVRHTTSRCSVDLPRTTCAPRSTSATPRRSTPPRASRRTPATRS; translated from the coding sequence GTGACGGCGCGAGCGTCTACACGGTCGCCGGGTCGACCCTCTACACCTCCCCCCGCCCTGCTCGCTGCCGAAGCACGGATCGTCGCCCACGCCGGCGAGCGGGACGGCACCCGCGTCACATCCGCCGCGGTCGAACGGGCGCTCGCCCAGTCCGCCGCCGACGGCCTGCCGCTCAACGCCGGGCAGGCAGCCCTTGTCACCGAGATGGCCACTTCCGGTGCACGGGTCCAACTCGCGATCGCCCCCGCCGGAGCGGGCAAGACGACCGCGATGCGCGCCCTGGCCGCCGCGTGGACGGCTGGCGGCGGGGACGTCGTCGGGCTCGCGCCGTCCGCCACTGCCGCGACGGTTCTGGGTGAGGCCATCGCCGCCCGCACCGACACCATGGCCAAGCTCCTGTGGCACCTGGACCACGATCCGGAGCACCTGCCCGGCTGGGCGCGGCGCATCGGCCGGGCGAGCCTGGTCGTCGTCGACGAAGCCGGCATGGCCGACACCCTCTCCCTGGACCGCCTGATCGAGTTCGTCACCGCACGCGGCGCGTCGGTGCGGCTCGTCGGCGACGACCAGCAGCTGTCCGCGATCGGCGCGGGCGGCGTCCTGCGCGACGTGCGCGCCACCTACGGCGCCCTGCACCTCACCGAGCTGATGCGATTCGCCGACCCCTCCGAGGGCGCCGCCTCCTTGGCCCTGCGCGACGGACTGCCCGAGTCCCTCGGCTTCTACCTCGACCAGCGCCGGGTTCACGTCGGGGACCTCACCACCCTCACCGACGACGTCTTCGACGCCTGGCGCACCGACCGCGAGAACGGCCGCGACGCCGTCATGCTCGCCCCGACCCGCGAACTCGTCGGTGAGCTCAACGACCGCGCCCGCACCCACCGCCTCGACGGTCAGACCCCGGAGCGCGCCGTGCCCCTCGCCGACGGGTCGACCGCCTCGGCCGGCGACACTGTCCTGACCCGGGCCAACGACCGGAAGCTGCGCGTGACCGGCACTGACTGGGTCAAGAACGGTGACCGGTGGCACGTCACCGCCGTGCACCCGACCGGGGCGCTGACCGTCCGGCACACCACCAGCCGATGTAGCGTCGACCTCCCCCGGACTACGTGCGCACCTCGGTCGACCTCGGCTACGCCACGACGATCCACACCGCCCAGGGCGTCACGGCGGACACCAGCCACACGCTCCTGA